The following proteins come from a genomic window of Thiothrix winogradskyi:
- a CDS encoding Crp/Fnr family transcriptional regulator translates to MFDTLVTQLHAIPDGKERHLAAGTFLFYQGDEVESLFLVLSGEIHLVRHQPDGSSITLQRGRAGGILAEASLYSRCYHCHATAQKAATVQALPRQAVLARLQADCGFAQNWMAYLAQEVQQARFRSELLSLKTVAARLEAWLNWRGGGLPPKGEWKTLAEQLGVSPEALYREIARRS, encoded by the coding sequence ATGTTTGATACATTAGTCACGCAATTACACGCCATCCCCGACGGCAAGGAACGCCACCTTGCCGCCGGTACATTCCTGTTCTATCAGGGGGACGAGGTGGAATCCCTGTTTCTGGTGCTGTCAGGTGAAATCCATCTGGTGCGCCACCAACCTGACGGCAGCAGCATCACCCTCCAGCGGGGAAGAGCCGGGGGAATACTGGCGGAAGCATCGTTGTATTCCCGTTGTTACCATTGCCATGCCACCGCCCAGAAAGCCGCCACTGTACAAGCCTTGCCCCGACAAGCTGTGCTTGCCCGTTTGCAGGCTGACTGCGGTTTTGCCCAAAACTGGATGGCTTATCTGGCGCAGGAAGTGCAGCAAGCGCGTTTCCGCAGCGAACTGCTTTCCCTCAAAACCGTGGCGGCGCGGCTGGAAGCGTGGCTGAACTGGCGGGGCGGCGGGCTTCCCCCCAAAGGCGAATGGAAAACGCTGGCGGAACAGTTGGGGGTCAGCCCGGAAGCCTTGTACCGTGAAATCGCCCGCCGCAGTTGA
- a CDS encoding DUF4395 domain-containing protein, with the protein MGKVFGFGETLADYSVPVLNEREVRAAAGILFFFAIVTFMNAFLMGNFYPTRVFIVAFLMDFTIRLFINPQFAPSMILGRFAVRNQTPEYVGAPQKRFAWAIGFALALLMFYLMVLNRVIGPINMLVCSACMTLMFFEAAFGICLGCKVYNLFFREKAKLCPGDACEANTRHNIQKIGMAQVASLVVFLGLVGVVGQQLHSAASSAITHEAAANDECTPPDWAVKMGHDDMWKLHHNCQ; encoded by the coding sequence ATGGGCAAGGTATTCGGATTTGGTGAGACGCTGGCAGATTACAGCGTCCCTGTCCTCAACGAACGTGAAGTGCGGGCGGCAGCAGGTATCCTGTTTTTTTTCGCCATTGTCACTTTCATGAATGCGTTTTTGATGGGCAACTTCTACCCAACACGGGTGTTCATTGTCGCGTTCCTGATGGATTTCACTATCCGGCTGTTTATCAACCCACAGTTTGCACCCAGCATGATTCTGGGGCGTTTCGCGGTGCGCAATCAAACCCCCGAATACGTCGGCGCACCCCAGAAACGTTTTGCGTGGGCTATTGGCTTTGCCTTGGCGCTGCTGATGTTTTACCTGATGGTGCTAAACCGGGTGATTGGGCCGATTAATATGCTGGTGTGTTCTGCCTGCATGACGCTAATGTTTTTTGAAGCGGCTTTTGGCATTTGTCTTGGCTGCAAGGTTTACAACCTGTTTTTCCGCGAAAAGGCTAAACTCTGCCCCGGTGATGCTTGTGAAGCCAATACGCGCCATAACATCCAAAAAATTGGTATGGCACAAGTCGCCAGTCTCGTGGTATTTCTGGGTTTGGTCGGCGTGGTTGGGCAACAGCTTCACAGTGCAGCATCCAGTGCAATAACGCACGAAGCCGCTGCTAACGATGAATGCACCCCGCCTGATTGGGCAGTAAAAATGGGTCATGACGATATGTGGAAGCTGCACCATAACTGCCAATAA
- a CDS encoding sulfite exporter TauE/SafE family protein, which yields MDWLHVTFPVSGVTTWVFIPPLVAFVLSFFASMGGVSGGFLLLPFQMSVLGYTAPSVSATNQLFNVVAIPSGVWRYVKEQRMVWPLTWAVIIGTLPGVLVGGWVRLEYLPDPRDFKFFIGLVLLYLGVKLLADFAKRRKVAAIAAPPAPAEYGMDYRVSDARFSWDAIGFTFMGQAFNVPFLGVFLLCASVGIIGGIYGIGGGAIIAPFFVAFFRLPVHAIAGAALMGTLVTSVAGVAIFQLLALYYPGVSVAPDWQLGLLFGLGGMAGMYLGARCQKYIPATALKLLLLVCVLALAGKYIVEFMHTV from the coding sequence ATGGATTGGTTGCACGTCACCTTTCCGGTATCTGGGGTCACGACTTGGGTGTTCATCCCGCCCTTGGTCGCCTTTGTACTCTCCTTTTTTGCCTCGATGGGGGGTGTTTCCGGGGGCTTCCTGCTGTTGCCATTCCAAATGTCGGTGTTGGGCTATACGGCCCCTTCGGTCAGTGCGACCAACCAGCTATTCAATGTGGTGGCCATCCCCAGCGGGGTGTGGCGCTATGTGAAGGAACAGCGCATGGTCTGGCCGTTGACGTGGGCAGTCATCATCGGCACATTGCCGGGGGTGCTGGTCGGGGGATGGGTGCGGCTGGAATACTTGCCTGACCCACGGGACTTCAAGTTTTTCATCGGGCTTGTCCTGCTGTATCTGGGGGTGAAATTGTTGGCGGATTTTGCCAAGCGCCGCAAAGTAGCCGCCATCGCTGCCCCGCCAGCCCCAGCGGAGTATGGCATGGACTACCGGGTGTCAGATGCCCGGTTTTCATGGGACGCTATCGGATTTACGTTCATGGGGCAGGCGTTCAATGTGCCCTTTCTTGGCGTTTTCCTGCTGTGCGCCAGCGTAGGCATTATCGGCGGTATCTATGGCATTGGTGGCGGGGCGATCATTGCACCGTTTTTTGTGGCGTTTTTTCGCTTGCCTGTCCATGCCATTGCTGGGGCGGCATTGATGGGGACATTGGTCACGTCGGTGGCGGGGGTTGCCATTTTCCAGCTATTGGCGTTGTATTACCCCGGCGTATCGGTCGCACCCGACTGGCAACTGGGGCTGCTGTTCGGTCTGGGCGGCATGGCGGGCATGTACCTTGGCGCACGTTGCCAGAAATACATCCCAGCGACTGCGTTGAAATTGCTCCTGCTGGTGTGTGTGCTGGCTTTGGCGGGGAAGTATATTGTGGAGTTCATGCACACGGTATAG
- the crcB gene encoding fluoride efflux transporter CrcB produces MWKPIVAIAIGAALGALLRWQFGIRLNSLFPLLPPGTLVANMVGGYIIGIAIAFFAQAPSLAPEWRLLVITGFCGGLTTFSTFSAETMTLLQAGRLWWAMGAIATHVVGSLIMTFAGLATWQLLRQA; encoded by the coding sequence ATGTGGAAACCCATTGTCGCCATTGCCATCGGGGCTGCGTTAGGCGCGTTATTGCGCTGGCAGTTCGGCATCAGGCTTAATAGCCTTTTTCCCTTGCTGCCACCGGGTACGCTGGTAGCCAACATGGTTGGCGGTTACATTATCGGCATTGCCATCGCCTTTTTTGCCCAAGCCCCCAGCCTTGCACCTGAATGGCGGTTGTTGGTCATCACTGGCTTCTGCGGTGGCCTGACCACGTTTTCCACCTTTTCTGCCGAAACCATGACGCTGTTGCAAGCTGGACGGCTGTGGTGGGCAATGGGGGCAATCGCCACCCACGTCGTCGGGTCGCTCATCATGACGTTCGCTGGTTTGGCGACATGGCAACTGTTGAGGCAAGCATGA
- a CDS encoding DUF190 domain-containing protein has protein sequence MKGYQLTFFTQQDCKHGREPLAEWLLLTARKLGIGGATIIAASEGYGHDKRIHAAHFFELADQPQEIVMAATEEEVSHLFDTLQQEGVHLFYMKTPIEFGVIGEP, from the coding sequence ATGAAAGGCTACCAATTGACGTTTTTTACCCAGCAAGACTGCAAACACGGGCGGGAGCCGCTAGCGGAATGGCTGCTGCTGACTGCCCGCAAACTGGGCATCGGCGGGGCAACCATCATCGCCGCCAGTGAGGGCTATGGGCATGACAAACGCATCCATGCTGCCCATTTTTTTGAACTGGCTGACCAGCCGCAGGAAATCGTCATGGCGGCTACCGAGGAGGAGGTCAGCCATCTGTTCGATACCTTGCAACAGGAAGGTGTGCATCTCTTTTACATGAAAACACCTATTGAGTTTGGGGTCATTGGCGAACCTTGA
- a CDS encoding tyrosine-protein phosphatase — MLITLLRRTLFGGLSMLAILIAILAGAYWVVEYDGNFHAVVPDVVYRSAQLDGEQLQQAIASHHIKSILNLRGGNPGKPWYDDEVAVSKTYQVAHLDYALSAGRMLSANQMREILDLIEKSPKPLLIHCRAGADRTGLVSALYLASHGYAEQDIRQQLSARFGHVPWAIWDETIAMDNSLDNFLLGH, encoded by the coding sequence ATGCTTATAACCTTATTGCGCCGCACATTGTTCGGTGGTCTATCCATGTTGGCGATACTGATTGCTATTCTGGCAGGTGCATACTGGGTGGTGGAATATGACGGCAATTTCCATGCGGTAGTGCCTGATGTGGTTTACCGTTCCGCACAATTGGATGGCGAGCAACTCCAGCAAGCCATTGCATCCCATCACATCAAATCCATCCTGAATCTGCGCGGTGGAAACCCCGGTAAGCCTTGGTATGATGATGAAGTTGCGGTATCCAAGACATATCAGGTCGCACACCTCGACTACGCACTGTCAGCAGGGCGAATGCTCTCGGCAAACCAGATGCGGGAGATTCTGGACTTGATTGAGAAATCCCCCAAACCACTGTTGATTCATTGTAGGGCAGGCGCTGACCGCACTGGATTGGTTTCGGCACTGTATTTGGCTTCCCATGGTTACGCTGAACAGGACATCCGCCAGCAGCTTTCAGCCCGGTTCGGGCATGTGCCGTGGGCTATCTGGGATGAAACCATTGCAATGGACAACAGCTTAGACAACTTTCTTCTTGGACACTAA
- a CDS encoding sulfite exporter TauE/SafE family protein, translating into MSAASVTGGAYLMLAFGLGTLPNLLLAGLMAVRLRNMTRHPLLRYVGGALVLGFGCYGIFKAMLKIMA; encoded by the coding sequence TTGAGTGCTGCATCGGTCACGGGTGGGGCTTACCTGATGCTGGCTTTTGGTTTGGGGACACTCCCCAACCTGCTGTTGGCGGGCTTAATGGCAGTCCGGCTACGTAACATGACCCGGCATCCGCTTCTCCGTTATGTGGGTGGGGCGCTGGTGCTGGGCTTTGGTTGCTACGGCATTTTCAAAGCGATGCTAAAAATCATGGCGTAA
- a CDS encoding MBL fold metallo-hydrolase, translating into MKLLLTKTVASQHEQEPMNRMRLSSGIGGKPEELKVGYASETFPVDEKTLTIGGVEMSLRYLGDGHFPGDAVLWLPKEKVVFTGDIVFNDRMLGVLPDITGYSADLSSA; encoded by the coding sequence ATGAAACTGCTATTGACTAAAACCGTGGCAAGCCAGCACGAACAAGAACCCATGAACCGGATGCGCCTCTCCAGCGGGATCGGCGGCAAGCCCGAAGAGTTGAAAGTGGGATACGCCAGCGAAACCTTTCCGGTGGACGAAAAGACCCTGACCATCGGCGGGGTGGAAATGTCGCTGCGCTACCTCGGTGATGGGCATTTCCCCGGCGATGCGGTGCTGTGGTTACCCAAGGAAAAAGTGGTGTTCACTGGCGACATCGTGTTCAACGACCGGATGCTGGGTGTACTGCCAGACATTACCGGATATTCAGCAGACTTATCTTCAGCTTGA
- a CDS encoding ArsR/SmtB family transcription factor: MTTPTPKQQLNTQFALIAQALASPQRLEILDYLAQTERSVEELSQLASLSVANTSRHLQTLKQSALVNVRTDGKRRLYRLAGDDVVQLIASLRRTAELHLAEVERLAHTYLTNKAEMEAISAEELLARIGRDEVTVLDVRPAAEYAAGHIPGAIHLLPEEVAERLHELDDSKTIVAYCRGPYCVYSFQMVQALRGHGITALRLQDGLPEWKAAGLPTQTTH; encoded by the coding sequence GTGACCACCCCCACCCCGAAACAACAACTGAACACTCAGTTCGCCCTGATTGCACAGGCACTCGCTTCCCCGCAACGCTTGGAAATCCTCGACTACCTCGCCCAAACCGAGCGTAGCGTGGAAGAACTCAGCCAGCTTGCCAGCCTGAGTGTGGCGAATACCTCGCGCCACCTGCAAACCCTCAAACAGTCTGCGTTGGTCAATGTACGCACAGACGGCAAACGTCGCCTCTACCGCCTCGCGGGGGATGACGTAGTGCAACTGATTGCCAGCTTGCGCCGTACTGCCGAATTGCATCTGGCAGAAGTGGAACGCCTTGCCCACACCTACCTGACCAACAAGGCTGAAATGGAAGCCATCAGCGCGGAAGAACTCCTCGCCCGCATCGGACGCGATGAAGTGACCGTGCTGGACGTGCGCCCCGCTGCCGAATATGCCGCCGGACACATCCCCGGCGCAATCCACCTGCTGCCGGAAGAAGTCGCCGAACGCCTGCACGAACTCGACGACAGCAAGACCATCGTGGCCTATTGCCGGGGGCCTTACTGCGTGTATTCCTTCCAGATGGTGCAAGCCTTGCGCGGACATGGCATCACCGCACTGCGCCTGCAAGATGGCTTGCCAGAATGGAAAGCTGCCGGATTACCCACGCAAACCACGCACTGA
- a CDS encoding MBL fold metallo-hydrolase, which produces MFFLQRTVPSDASSLAYLFGCGGKGHAIAVDVHAEDVDWFLQQAAQQAVKIDYVIDTHIHADHVSGGRELAQRCGGEYCLHESSTPQFAFTALKDGQVLTIGNVTAQVLHTPGHTADSICLLVSDVRRSAEPWFLLSGHTLFVGGAGRPDLRGEEERMGGLLHDSLFNKLLTLPDHVEIFPGAQAGSVCGAGISGKPSSTIAFEKRFNTALLADKDEFVATILGNLPPHPEGMAEIICRNVTGE; this is translated from the coding sequence ATGTTTTTCTTGCAACGCACCGTGCCGTCTGACGCATCCTCACTTGCCTATTTGTTTGGCTGTGGTGGCAAAGGCCACGCCATTGCGGTGGATGTCCATGCCGAAGATGTGGACTGGTTTTTGCAGCAAGCCGCCCAACAAGCGGTGAAAATTGATTACGTCATCGACACCCACATCCACGCCGACCACGTATCCGGCGGGCGTGAGTTGGCGCAACGGTGTGGTGGGGAGTATTGCTTGCACGAAAGTTCTACGCCGCAGTTTGCATTTACTGCGCTCAAGGATGGGCAGGTGCTGACTATCGGCAATGTCACTGCGCAAGTGCTGCATACGCCGGGGCATACGGCGGACAGCATTTGCTTGCTAGTATCCGATGTGCGCCGCAGTGCTGAACCGTGGTTTTTGTTGAGTGGGCATACGCTGTTTGTGGGCGGTGCGGGACGACCGGATTTGCGCGGTGAAGAAGAACGTATGGGCGGTTTGCTGCACGATTCGTTGTTTAACAAGCTGCTGACCTTGCCGGATCACGTCGAAATTTTTCCCGGTGCGCAAGCGGGTAGCGTGTGTGGGGCGGGAATTTCGGGCAAACCGTCTTCCACGATTGCGTTTGAAAAGCGGTTTAATACGGCGTTGTTGGCGGATAAAGACGAGTTTGTGGCGACGATTTTAGGCAATCTACCGCCACACCCCGAAGGAATGGCGGAGATTATCTGCCGCAATGTGACCGGTGAGTAA